A genomic region of Nostoc sp. UHCC 0702 contains the following coding sequences:
- a CDS encoding FtsX-like permease family protein, producing the protein MSQKIPLSWLQLTREKTRLAVALAGIAFADILMFMQLGFRDALYFSNVRLHTSLQGDIVLINTQSNAVLAMKSFSQRRLYKALDLQTVQSVHPIYLDYTSWKNPITGRPRNLLVFGINPENNIFNLPGVEENLNKLKLPDVVLYDRSSRQEYGPIAAEFEQGKNVTAEVRRRKMKVVGLFTLGASFGADGNLITSDVNFLRLFNNRQQGLIDIGLIRIKPGADATVVVQDLRNYLPKDINVLTKQEFIDFERNYWASSTAIGFIFTLGTIMGFIVGTVIVYQILYTEVSDHLSEYATLKAIGYTQRYLLIVILQEALLLACLGYIPGWLFTMLMYQKAREATLLPVVMSLDRAILVLILTIVMCFFSGTIAVRKLRSADPADIF; encoded by the coding sequence ATGAGTCAGAAAATACCTCTGTCTTGGCTACAACTGACACGAGAAAAAACTCGTCTAGCCGTGGCACTGGCAGGAATTGCCTTTGCTGATATTCTCATGTTTATGCAACTAGGTTTTCGAGATGCTCTCTATTTTAGTAATGTTCGGTTACATACTAGCTTACAAGGTGATATCGTTTTAATTAATACTCAATCTAACGCTGTACTGGCGATGAAAAGCTTCTCCCAAAGGCGTTTATACAAAGCTTTAGATTTACAGACAGTGCAATCAGTGCATCCTATATATTTAGATTATACAAGTTGGAAAAATCCGATAACAGGTCGTCCTCGGAACCTGCTTGTATTTGGAATTAACCCAGAAAATAACATCTTTAATTTGCCTGGAGTTGAGGAAAACTTAAATAAACTCAAACTGCCTGATGTGGTTTTATATGACCGTTCTTCTAGGCAGGAATATGGCCCAATTGCTGCTGAGTTTGAGCAGGGTAAAAATGTCACGGCAGAAGTAAGACGAAGAAAAATGAAAGTCGTGGGACTATTTACTTTAGGTGCATCATTTGGAGCCGATGGTAATTTAATTACTAGTGATGTCAACTTTCTACGCCTATTCAATAATCGTCAGCAAGGATTAATCGATATTGGTTTAATTAGAATCAAACCAGGAGCAGACGCGACCGTTGTTGTTCAAGATTTACGGAATTATTTACCTAAAGATATTAATGTTTTAACTAAACAAGAATTTATTGATTTCGAGCGTAATTACTGGGCTAGTAGTACCGCTATTGGATTTATTTTTACTCTGGGGACAATCATGGGTTTTATTGTGGGAACTGTGATTGTTTATCAAATTCTTTATACCGAAGTTTCTGATCATTTATCTGAGTATGCTACGTTGAAGGCAATCGGTTATACACAAAGATATTTATTGATTGTGATTCTTCAAGAAGCACTTTTATTAGCTTGTTTAGGATATATTCCTGGATGGCTTTTTACTATGTTGATGTATCAAAAGGCTAGAGAAGCCACACTATTGCCAGTAGTTATGAGTTTGGATCGTGCAATATTGGTGCTAATTTTAACTATTGTCATGTGCTTTTTCTCCGGTACGATCGCTGTACGGAAATTGCGCTCTGCTGATCCAGCAGATATCTTTTAA